A single Pseudobacteroides sp. DNA region contains:
- a CDS encoding DUF5991 domain-containing protein has protein sequence MKKILIFILMLGLIVASGCRKTNDSSNLSQPYTNPSGLGEEQSELNTKKADSDNIKYNNTDKENVDNAFFFKDSVSELNYNGRFLFGESVEKEIKLYINEVTSGNSGRIYEFKLDSIDGVPKERLILGYFYVKKDKIYKIEPTEENLNKFKSNKEIANDSIIVCQDTEIKDTLSDDEPGWHHYLKADGDKREYYSFNNLVETGYYESFAWEKDKGLINYRSGYGAERDSIEIQLINVTPIAQKSDVSSLETWVGGYSFSEFVPPDQNMIYGISIFKEEGNYYADISIDGFQTIERLRAKVDGNKNSIKLRFDKYLPDNRFEPYEVGDILLSFEKSGSDLDTFWGKIEAIDKNNKKSGSPYFEFMP, from the coding sequence ATGAAAAAAATACTGATTTTTATTTTAATGCTTGGATTGATAGTTGCTTCAGGGTGTAGAAAAACAAATGATTCTTCAAATTTATCCCAGCCATATACTAATCCAAGTGGATTAGGAGAAGAACAAAGTGAGTTGAATACTAAAAAGGCAGATTCTGATAATATAAAGTATAACAATACTGATAAAGAAAATGTAGATAACGCGTTTTTCTTTAAAGATAGTGTATCGGAGTTGAATTATAATGGAAGGTTTTTATTTGGCGAATCAGTTGAAAAAGAAATAAAACTTTATATTAATGAAGTGACATCTGGAAATAGTGGAAGAATATATGAATTTAAACTTGATTCAATAGATGGTGTTCCTAAGGAGCGTTTGATTTTAGGGTATTTTTATGTTAAGAAAGATAAAATATATAAAATAGAGCCAACTGAAGAAAATCTAAACAAGTTTAAAAGCAATAAAGAAATTGCAAATGATAGCATTATTGTTTGTCAGGATACAGAAATTAAAGATACTTTAAGCGATGATGAGCCTGGATGGCACCACTATCTGAAAGCAGATGGAGATAAGAGGGAATATTACTCTTTTAATAATTTGGTTGAAACAGGATATTATGAATCGTTTGCTTGGGAGAAAGATAAAGGATTGATAAATTATCGAAGTGGATATGGTGCTGAAAGAGATTCAATTGAGATACAATTAATTAATGTTACACCTATTGCACAAAAGTCGGATGTATCCTCGTTAGAAACATGGGTTGGGGGTTATTCGTTTTCAGAGTTTGTCCCTCCAGACCAAAACATGATTTATGGAATTTCAATATTCAAAGAAGAGGGAAATTATTATGCTGATATAAGTATCGATGGATTTCAAACAATTGAAAGATTAAGGGCAAAAGTTGATGGTAATAAAAATTCAATAAAGCTGAGGTTTGATAAGTATTTGCCTGACAACAGATTTGAGCCTTACGAAGTTGGAGACATCCTATTAAGTTTTGAAAAAAGTGGGTCCGATTTGGATACTTTCTGGGGAAAGATTGAAGCGATTGATAAAAACAATAAAAA